One window of Streptomyces sp. FIT100 genomic DNA carries:
- a CDS encoding DUF192 domain-containing protein has product MGIWRDGKGVLRVPGDGDGEGDGDGMAVELVIAASYRSRTRGLLGRDGIDGAIMLTPCNSVHTFRMRFAIDVAYLDKALRVIDVRTMRPGRLGMLRLRARHVLEAEAGAMERWGLRPGVPLAIET; this is encoded by the coding sequence ATGGGCATCTGGCGTGACGGCAAGGGTGTGTTGAGGGTCCCGGGCGACGGCGACGGCGAGGGCGACGGCGACGGGATGGCCGTCGAGCTGGTGATAGCGGCCTCGTACCGCTCGCGGACGCGCGGACTGCTCGGCCGGGACGGGATCGACGGTGCGATCATGCTGACCCCGTGCAACAGCGTGCACACCTTCCGGATGCGCTTCGCCATCGATGTCGCCTATCTGGACAAGGCGTTGCGCGTCATCGACGTCCGCACCATGAGGCCGGGCCGACTGGGCATGCTGCGGCTGCGCGCCCGCCATGTGCTGGAGGCGGAGGCGGGAGCGATGGAGCGCTGGGGTCTGCGGCCGGGCGTGCCGCTCGCGATCGAGACGTAG
- a CDS encoding Tox-REase-5 domain-containing protein gives MAIVGALVATGVGAELTRKIVAQVECIGGGSCESGDGEGGGGDSQAGDDGDGRPVSDDDDGGGGADTRKSPEQVEYEKALKELQDAQAAERSDSDKAKEAAKELAKILADELGITDAFKCITEGDMGACTETLINILTSLIGGAVGKLAAKYGAPWKWKKAYELIQKLKKHGGDLYDGLTGLIKNRKRVKQAQDRLEKALKKCEEHSFLPGTGVLLASGARAPIESVRKGDLVLVTDPATGLTSTRPVKETITTERDKDFTRLTVRVNGRTGAVTATDTHPFWMPDKGRWVDAGDIRSGDRLRNPSGGHLLVTGVHRYEQRQRTHDLTIQDIPTYYVVIGGSAVLVHNNDNPVKCHISQPMDPNDPRHPSNWKKPSWHKDLKEPKLGDKDAGDGAWASRKRNPPENPATESWQRYQEQISGVKRGSEYVVKNPKGKDVEFDGWDSNRQTYLEAKNGYADSVTKDGELNATTKQRFLEEAERQLSVAGGKPVEWHFSNAEVAKAAKKAFKDLPIKVMHTAVKQ, from the coding sequence GTGGCGATCGTCGGTGCGTTGGTGGCGACGGGGGTCGGTGCGGAGCTGACGCGGAAGATCGTGGCGCAGGTGGAGTGCATCGGTGGCGGTTCGTGCGAGAGCGGTGACGGTGAGGGCGGGGGTGGGGATTCCCAGGCCGGCGACGACGGTGATGGGCGGCCTGTCTCCGACGACGATGACGGCGGCGGTGGCGCTGATACGCGGAAGTCTCCGGAGCAGGTCGAGTACGAGAAGGCGTTGAAGGAGCTTCAGGACGCGCAGGCGGCGGAGAGGTCGGATTCCGATAAGGCGAAGGAGGCGGCCAAGGAGCTGGCCAAGATCCTTGCTGATGAGTTGGGGATCACTGATGCGTTCAAGTGCATTACCGAGGGGGATATGGGGGCGTGCACGGAGACGCTCATCAATATTCTGACGAGTTTGATCGGTGGTGCGGTCGGGAAGCTGGCGGCGAAGTACGGGGCGCCGTGGAAGTGGAAGAAGGCGTATGAGCTCATTCAGAAGCTCAAGAAGCACGGCGGTGATCTGTACGACGGCCTGACCGGGCTCATCAAGAACCGCAAACGCGTCAAACAGGCCCAGGACCGCCTGGAGAAGGCCCTCAAGAAGTGCGAGGAGCACAGCTTCCTGCCGGGCACGGGCGTGCTGCTGGCATCAGGCGCGCGTGCCCCGATCGAAAGCGTCCGCAAGGGCGATCTGGTCCTGGTCACCGACCCCGCGACCGGGCTGACCTCGACCAGGCCCGTCAAGGAGACCATCACCACGGAGCGGGACAAGGACTTCACCCGGCTCACCGTGCGCGTGAACGGGCGGACCGGCGCGGTCACGGCCACCGACACGCACCCGTTCTGGATGCCGGACAAGGGTCGCTGGGTCGACGCGGGCGACATCCGCTCCGGGGACCGGCTCCGCAACCCGAGCGGCGGGCACCTGCTCGTCACCGGCGTGCACCGGTACGAGCAGCGGCAGCGCACGCACGACCTGACGATCCAGGACATCCCCACGTACTACGTGGTCATCGGCGGCTCGGCCGTTCTCGTCCATAACAACGACAACCCCGTCAAGTGCCACATCAGCCAGCCGATGGACCCGAACGACCCGCGGCATCCGAGCAACTGGAAGAAGCCGTCCTGGCACAAGGACCTCAAGGAGCCGAAGCTCGGCGACAAGGACGCGGGCGACGGCGCCTGGGCCTCGCGCAAGCGCAACCCTCCGGAGAACCCGGCGACCGAGTCGTGGCAGCGCTACCAGGAGCAGATCTCCGGGGTGAAGCGCGGCAGTGAGTACGTCGTCAAGAACCCCAAGGGCAAGGACGTCGAGTTCGACGGCTGGGACTCCAACCGGCAGACCTATCTCGAGGCCAAGAACGGCTACGCTGACTCGGTCACCAAGGACGGCGAGCTGAACGCCACGACCAAGCAGCGGTTCCTGGAGGAGGCCGAGCGGCAGCTCTCGGTCGCGGGCGGCAAGCCCGTGGAGTGGCACTTCTCCAACGCCGAGGTGGCCAAGGCCGCGAAGAAGGCGTTCAAGGACCTGCCGATCAAGGTGATGCACACGGCGGTGAAGCAGTAG
- a CDS encoding DUF2079 domain-containing protein translates to MRTFSDNAAVVDAHTQTKARTKTQAPDPPAALRTFLPWGWAGVLFLLYATVAVRRHQLLRTTGYDLGIFEQAVRAYAQLRAPVVPLRGEGFNLLGDHFHPLIAVLAPFYRLWPSPVCLLVAQAALLAVAVVPLARWAARVLGRRAAHVVAFGYGASWGIASAAAFDFHEVALAVPLLAFALEALGRGRWRRAVAWGAPLLLVKEDLGLTLAALGAYVAWKGPRRLGIATAVAGVAGSLIEIKLLLPAFNPGGGYAHGGNLADAHGSLLADLAFMPLDALRPDVKAMTLVLVFAPSALIALRSPLALLAVPTLAWRMLSENSFHWGTAFHYSAVLMPIVFAGLIDALGRHRDEAATAPGTVATPGSTGTPTEPGTPTAPGTGAPTPAHAAAADAPAADVRTADPSAGRRPGPRPPALRRWAARAQGARGPAARHVRASLATVFAVTVVMLPSFPLAQLAQRATWHTTRHIEAAHALLRQIPDGATVAASNRLAPQLTSRCQVVIFPTWPVEGRLYEYDRKRLPRPTAEWIIHDRRAPEAWPYRTGHWPYPPEQQLAELEEAQRSYGYEVVAERDGVTLLHRTAAGTGVRSKR, encoded by the coding sequence ATGCGGACATTTTCTGACAATGCGGCGGTCGTCGATGCGCATACACAGACGAAGGCACGGACGAAGACGCAAGCTCCGGACCCGCCCGCCGCTCTCCGCACCTTCCTGCCCTGGGGCTGGGCGGGGGTCCTGTTCCTCCTGTACGCGACCGTCGCCGTACGCCGTCACCAGCTCCTGCGCACCACCGGGTACGACCTCGGCATCTTCGAACAGGCCGTACGCGCCTACGCACAACTGCGCGCCCCCGTCGTCCCCTTGCGAGGAGAGGGCTTCAACCTCCTCGGCGACCACTTCCATCCCCTGATCGCCGTCCTCGCCCCCTTCTACCGGCTCTGGCCGTCCCCGGTCTGCCTGCTCGTCGCCCAGGCGGCGCTGCTCGCCGTCGCCGTCGTACCGCTCGCCCGCTGGGCCGCCCGCGTCCTCGGGCGGCGCGCCGCGCATGTCGTCGCCTTCGGGTACGGCGCAAGCTGGGGCATCGCCTCGGCCGCGGCCTTCGACTTCCACGAGGTCGCGCTCGCCGTGCCGCTGCTCGCCTTCGCGCTCGAAGCGCTCGGCCGCGGGCGGTGGCGGCGGGCGGTGGCCTGGGGAGCGCCGCTGCTGCTGGTCAAGGAGGACCTCGGGCTGACGCTCGCGGCGCTCGGCGCGTACGTGGCGTGGAAGGGCCCACGGAGGCTCGGGATCGCGACCGCCGTGGCCGGCGTCGCCGGCAGCCTGATCGAGATCAAGCTGCTGCTTCCGGCGTTCAACCCGGGAGGCGGCTACGCGCACGGCGGCAATCTCGCCGACGCGCACGGCTCGCTCCTCGCCGACCTCGCCTTCATGCCGCTCGACGCCCTCCGGCCCGACGTCAAGGCGATGACCCTCGTCCTCGTCTTCGCGCCGAGCGCGCTCATCGCCCTGAGGTCGCCGCTCGCGCTGCTCGCCGTACCGACGCTGGCCTGGCGGATGCTGTCGGAGAACAGCTTCCACTGGGGCACCGCCTTCCACTACAGCGCCGTCCTGATGCCGATCGTCTTCGCGGGCCTCATCGACGCGCTCGGCCGCCACCGCGACGAGGCCGCCACCGCGCCCGGCACCGTCGCCACCCCCGGCAGTACTGGCACCCCCACCGAGCCGGGTACCCCCACCGCGCCCGGCACTGGCGCCCCGACGCCCGCCCACGCCGCCGCGGCCGACGCGCCCGCCGCCGACGTGCGGACCGCGGACCCGTCGGCCGGCCGGAGGCCGGGACCCCGGCCCCCGGCCCTGCGGCGCTGGGCCGCCCGGGCCCAGGGCGCCCGTGGACCGGCGGCCCGCCATGTCCGGGCCTCGCTCGCCACCGTCTTCGCCGTGACCGTCGTCATGCTGCCGTCCTTCCCGCTGGCCCAGCTCGCCCAGCGCGCCACCTGGCACACGACACGCCACATCGAGGCCGCCCACGCCCTGCTGCGGCAGATCCCGGACGGCGCGACCGTGGCCGCCTCGAACCGGCTCGCACCCCAGCTCACGTCGCGCTGCCAGGTGGTGATCTTCCCGACCTGGCCGGTGGAGGGGCGGCTCTACGAGTACGACAGGAAGCGGCTGCCCCGCCCCACGGCGGAGTGGATCATCCATGACCGCCGGGCCCCGGAGGCATGGCCGTACCGGACCGGCCACTGGCCCTACCCGCCCGAGCAGCAGCTGGCGGAGCTGGAGGAGGCGCAGCGTTCGTACGGCTACGAGGTCGTCGCCGAGCGCGACGGCGTCACGCTCCTGCACCGCACCGCCGCCGGGACGGGAGTACGGTCGAAAAGGTAA
- a CDS encoding A24 family peptidase: protein MEYGYAYDVALIVIAAAWGAGAGALVPRAAYRLSVEPDEAWRHACPAGHPITGPACGWLGAARCASCTVSAPAATAAAGQPAAGQASGAPDSGGPDPVGPDPLGPASAGEAPAGAAVQDPAEGMAPVPYRPSLLVPAVTGLVCAALAAAAGPRPEAAVWVLLAPVAVLLALVDRNVHRLPDQLTLPLAAAAAVLLGGAALVPGAAGSWPAALLGGLALGGAYFVLFLINPNGMGFGDVKLAVPLGVVLGWYGWGVLFAGAFAGFLLGAAYGLGLVLLRRAGRKSAIPFGPFMISGALLGLLLGALAA from the coding sequence GTGGAGTACGGGTACGCGTACGACGTCGCGCTCATCGTCATCGCCGCCGCCTGGGGGGCCGGGGCGGGCGCCCTCGTGCCGCGCGCCGCGTACCGGCTGTCCGTCGAGCCGGACGAGGCATGGCGGCACGCGTGCCCGGCCGGGCACCCGATCACCGGGCCCGCATGTGGCTGGCTGGGTGCGGCGCGGTGCGCGAGCTGCACGGTGTCGGCCCCGGCCGCGACAGCCGCCGCCGGACAGCCCGCCGCCGGACAGGCATCCGGCGCACCGGATTCCGGCGGACCGGACCCCGTCGGACCGGACCCTCTCGGACCGGCATCCGCGGGAGAGGCCCCCGCCGGAGCGGCCGTGCAGGACCCCGCCGAGGGCATGGCCCCTGTGCCATACCGGCCGTCCCTGCTCGTCCCCGCCGTCACCGGGCTCGTCTGCGCCGCCCTCGCCGCGGCCGCCGGGCCGCGGCCCGAAGCCGCCGTATGGGTGCTGCTCGCGCCCGTCGCCGTCCTGCTCGCGCTCGTCGACCGCAACGTCCACCGGCTGCCGGACCAGCTGACGCTGCCGCTCGCCGCAGCGGCCGCCGTACTGCTCGGCGGTGCCGCGCTGGTGCCGGGGGCCGCCGGGTCCTGGCCGGCCGCGCTGCTGGGCGGGCTGGCGCTCGGGGGCGCGTACTTCGTGCTCTTCCTCATCAACCCCAACGGCATGGGCTTCGGCGATGTGAAGCTCGCGGTCCCGCTCGGTGTCGTGCTCGGCTGGTACGGCTGGGGGGTGCTCTTCGCGGGCGCCTTCGCCGGCTTTCTGCTCGGAGCGGCGTACGGGCTGGGGCTGGTGCTGCTGCGCAGGGCCGGGCGCAAGTCGGCGATCCCGTTCGGGCCGTTCATGATCTCGGGTGCACTGCTCGGGCTGCTGCTGGGGGCGCTGGCGGCCTAG